The sequence GCTCCCCGGTACGCCGGCGGCGTACCCCTAGTCGACGGAAGCGGTGTCCCGGCCGCGGTCTTCGATCCCGACCCCCACCGCGTGCGCGGGGAGGCGTTCCTACTGCTGGCCGGACTGCTGCTGATTTTCCCGAGCGAGGCCGACCAGCGCCGCTTTCTGAACGCATCGAACATCAAGAAGAAACACTGGCCGGTCGACGGCTATCGCACCGACTTCGTCGAGGCGCCGGTGGGCGGTCTCGGCCGCGCCTGGGGAACCCGCATCTGCGCCTGCGCTACACCCCAACTCGTGGCGAAGATACAGAACGCAGAGTATCCGGCAGAGCCGAGCGAGCAGATGGGCCCGGCTACGGCACTCTTCCGCGCGGAGTGCCGCACGTGCGGCGGCCGGTACGACAAACCGTGGCGCCGCACCAGCAGCACGCCCGTTGCCCAGCAGCGATTCCGCCGTGCTGAGGAACCTCGGAACAGGAATCAGCTGGGTAGGGCCCAGGGAGGCAGCCACCGTGGGTGCGATGATGGTACAAGGAAGTGACAGCGAGATACTGACCGGCATGGTACAAGGTGCAGATAGCCAGCAGGACGTTACCTACCGAGCGCCGGTCGGCTCTGTCGATCTCAGGGCCTTCGATGACGACGGCAACCCGTACGAGATCTATGCGTGCCACGACTGCCTGCCGTGGCACGCGGAAGTCGTGGTCATCGAAGGAGAGATTCTCGTCAGGGAATGGCACGCCGTCGGCTGCCCACAGTTCCAGCAGCTCATCCGGGACTGAGGCAGGAGCCACACAGGGCAACAGGCTGAGCCCTGGACGTGTCAGTCGTCCAAGGCGTGGTCGAAGCCCTTGAGAATGGGTCAAGCTCGGCGGCGGCGCCGCACAGTGAGCACAGCCGGACGCCCGGCTGCTGGGCACCGTCCAGGGCCCGGTCCAGCGTCAGCACCTGTGCGCGGGCCGGGGCCTCCTCGCAGTCGACGGCGTGTACGGCACCGCCCCGGCCGGGACCGCGGCCGCCGGCCTTCGCCAGCACCCATCCCGACGGGCGGCGTGGCCCGAGGACCTGGTCCACGACCGACGGCTTCGGCAGGTACTCGGTGGGCACCTGGTCGTACGAGACGCCGGGCACGGGTCGCACGTGGTCCGGCGCCCGCACCCAGACCCGGTACTCGGCCGCCTCCACGGTGTCCCCGGGCCCGTTTTTGTAGACGGGTATGCCGATGTGGTAGCGCCATCCGCCGGGCAGCTGGCGGCGTGCCCACAGCCGTGCGACGACCTCCTGGCCGCCGGGCAGGAGGACCCGCACCGGCACCAAGGCCTGATCAGGGGCGGGCGGAGGAGACGTCGGCATGCCTCCACCGTAGACTCCGCCGCCCAGCGCTCCGGGCGAATCTCGGCTTTGCTGATCACCGGCCCATAGAACCCCGGTACTGACCTGCGGAACAGCGCGATCTCGGGTACGTCCCGCCGGGCGGGAGGCCATCGCCAAGTCTTTACCGGACATCCCGCCGGGCGGGCCGCGCCGCCAGCCCGAGACGGTAAGCCACCGACCTGTGCACAGTCCGCCGCATGACTCACGAACTGCTCCACGGAGACCTCTGCCCGCTGTGCGGCCGCCCCCTCACGCTGCGCCCGACCGTCACCATCCACTCGAACGTGCCGTACCCCACCCGGACCGACTACCTGCCCCACTGCAGCAGCTGCGCCAACGACCCGGCCGACAAGCAGAAGTGGAACGACCTGATGAACGCCCGCTACAGCGGCTGACCCAAGCCATGCGAATACTGCGCCACGACCCGTCCCCGGAATCGTGCTGCCACCAGCTGCACCGTCCTTGAGCGTGCACCACCGCACCATTGCCCCGACCACTCACCACCACTGAGCACTACGTCACCGACGCCCCTTCAGCGCCTGTTTCTGAACTCTGTATCAGCAGGTCAAAGGATGACAGCGGTGAGCTGACGCCCTCAAGCCGCTACCGGACGAGGTAGCTCTCGATGTGGTCAATCACCGCTGACACGGCCTGCCGGTAGGCGGTGCTCGACCGGCGGACCTGGGACAGCAGCATGCCGCCCTGGATGGCGGCCAGCAAAGCGGTGGCGAGCGCGGCGGTATCGGCGCGCTCGCTCAGCTCGCCCCGTGCCTGCATGCGTGCGAGTCCCGACCTGATGGGCCCTTCCCACCGGTCGAAGGCGGAGACGAGTCTGGTCCGTGCCGACTGGTCGCCGTCGGCGAGTTCGCTGGCGAGCGAGCCGATCTCGCAGCCGCCTTCGCATCCTCTTTCGTCCTGTCGGCTCCCTGCCCTGTCGCACCACTCGCGCAGGGCCTCGATGCTGTCCAGGTTGTCCAGCAGCGGACGCTGCTGGGCGAGCCGGATGTCCGTCTGGTGGTCGATGACCGCCAGGACCAGGCCCTGCTTGTCGCCGAAGTAGTGGTAGATCTGCGACGCGCTGACCCCGGCGGCCGCCTGGATGTCCGGGATGCTCGTGCCCCCCGCGCCGCGGTGGAACATCAGCTCCGCAGCGGCCTCGATGATGCGTTCGCGGGTCTTGCGGCCCCCCGTGGTGAGCCGCTGTCTCTTCGGCTCTCCGGTCTTCGCTGGTGCGCTCATATGCCCACGCTACTCAAGTTGGAATTGACATTCCAATCATGCCCTGCCGATGATCCTGGAAAGGTCATTCCATACCGGGTGGCCGTCCCTTCAGACAGGTGAGTGCCATGCCCCTCGACCCCCAGATCGAGACCCTGCTCAAGGAAGTGGCCACAGGAGGCAGACCGGCTCCCGAAACCCTGACGGTGGCGGAGAACCGCGCGTTCGGGCGCGCCTTCGGCGCCCTGGCCGGCGCTCCCGTACCGGTCGCCGACGTCCGGGACACCACGGTCCCTGCCACCGGCCGCGACGTACCCGTCCGTATCTACCGGCCCTTCACCGAGCCGGACGCCGGGCCACTGCCCGTGACGCTCTTCTTCCACGGTGGCGGATGGGTCTTCGGCGACCTGGACACCCAGGACAACATCGCCCGCATCATGGCCAGCCGCTCCGGCACGATCGTGGTCTCCGTCGACTACCGGCTGGCACCCGAGCACCGCTTCCCGGCCGCGGTCGACGACGCCTACGCCGCGCTGACCTGGATCGTGGGCAACGCCCCCGGCTTCGGGGGCGACAGAGAGCGCATCGCCGTGTTCGGCGAAAGCGCCGGCGGCAACCTTGCCGCGGTTCTCGCACAGGAATCCCTGCGCCGCGGGGGACCTCGCATCACGCTCCAGGTGCTCGCCTACCCGGCGGTCGACCGGTTCGACGACAGCCCCTCGATGTACGAGAACATGACGGGCCCGGTCCTCTCCCGTTCCTACCTCGAGTGGTTCTGGGGCGCCTACCTCAGCACCCCGGACCAGGGCGCCGACCCGCGGGTCTCGCCGGCACGCTCCGACGAACTGGCCGGACTTGCTCCCGCCGTCATCGTTACTGCCGAGAACGACCCCCTGCGCGACCAGGGCGACCACTACGCCCGCAAGCTAGCCGACGCCGGCGTTCCGGTCCAGCACCTCCCGGTCGAGGGAGCCATTCACGGCTTCCTCTCGTTCACCGGCTCGGTGCAGCTCTCGCGGGACGTACTGAACCAGCTCTCGGACACCGTGGCCGCAGTCTTCAACTGACTTGGCCTTGCACGGCCTCGCCAGCCGCCACCCCTCCACCGCACGCAAGCAGGACAGCGACCACCACTGTGCTGACCCTCGCCATGAGGCAGCCGGTCCATAGCTGCTCGGACCGGCCGCCCCGTCTGCGGGAGCTCGTGGCCACCCGACCGATCAGCCGTTCGGCACCGGTCACGGCCACTGTTCACCGAACGGCAGGCCCTCACGCCCAGAGAGCCCAAACAGACCCTGACTAGCCCAGAAGGAAGTTCAAAAACAGGCCCTGCCGGAGGCGGTGGGGTCGGGCGCAGCGTGTGCACCCGGCCCACTGCCGGTCAGCCGATCAGCTTGTGCAGCACGGGAACGCTGCCTCCAGCGACCACCAGGCCCGCCGCGACGGCCGCGGGCACGGACTCGTCGTGGAGGAACATGAGGCCGCCCATGACGAGGCCGATGATGACGGCCGCCAGGAACACCACGGCGGCGTGCACCGACAGCAGCGGGGTCTCCGACGGCGTCCCTGCGCTGGCCGGGCCGGGCCGGGCGGTTCGGGGCGGGCGGGTATAGGGGAGTGCGGGTGCGGGTCCCGAGACATCGGGAGTCTCCTACGAGGCGGAGGAACAGAGACGGCGGACACCTGTGGTGGTGTCGTCCGCGTGGGGGGGCGCGCGCCTCGCGGTCGGCGACCCCGCTAGGGCTCTCTAAAGAGCATCCCTGTGGAGCTTCGGCCCGGCCCAGGGCGGGCGTGTTCAGCGTAGCGGCGAGCGGCGCGGGTGTTGCCCCGGGTGTCTGGCGGCTGGTCATCGGTACTGCCTCCGGCGTAGGTTCGACATGGCGGGCGGGACAGTGACAGGACTCAGGTGCTTGCGTCTCGTCGTGCTGGGAACGGCTTCTTCACCCCCTGGTGTCGAAAGCCGTGGCTCGGACAGCAGCGACCGGGAAATAAGTTCTGCAAGGGTCCGAGCACGTCGAAGGCCCGGACCACGTGGTCCGGGCCTTGGACCTAGAGCTCGAATGCTTCCCCACAGGTAATGAGGGAAATTGAGCCAGATGTTTGGGCCGGTTGCCGACTTTCTACGCCTGGCGCTGGCCGGGTGGAGTAGCTGTGATTCCGGGGTTCGTAGTTGGTGTAGTGAGGGTGGCTCGAGCTGGGGTGTTGCGGATTCCTTGATAACGGTCTCCGCGCTTGCGGGACGCTGGAGGCGATGCTGATGGGGCATCTGGCCTGCGGTTGTTCGGAGTTTGTTGATAACAGCGGGGTGCTGTTGGTGATAATGCCCGGCATCCAAAGAGCTGATGCGGGTTTGTACTGGTCAGCGGCCTGGTTGCCGGTCGGGGTGGCCGGGTCGTGCTGGTGTGGGCGGGCCTACCGTGCTGCTGCCTGGGGCGGGTTGCCGTTGCCGCCGGTCCAGTAGAGGGCGGTGTCGATGTCGCATGCGGTCCAGCCGTCGGCGTGTGCTCCGCCGTGGTGGAGGAGGTCGTCGAGGAGCTGGAGGTAGCGGCCGTAGCGTCCCGGTGCGGGGGTGAGGATGAGGCGGAGGGTGTCGAGGGCGTGTTGGACGCGGCGGTCGTAGACGGCCATTCGGTGTGGTGCTGCTGCGGTCAGGACGGCTGAGGCGAGGGCGTCGCCTGTGTGGAAGCCGGGCAGTTCGGCGATGATGCCGCGTCCGGTGCGGGTGGCTTCGCTGCGGGTGAGGGTGGTGTCGCGGACGGCGGTGACGGCTCGCTCGGTGACGGCTCGTACGTGGGTGTCGGGCAGGGACATGAGGTCTGTCACCCAGGGCCGGCCTGAGTGATGATCATGATGTGGCGAGAGTGATCACAGCATCGGAGCCTCCTGGATAACCCCGTTCGCTGGGCTGAGCCCGCGCTGCTTCGGCAAACTGCTGACCATGCTGCGGCGTGATGGAGCAGATGGAGTCCACCGAGGCCGGCCGTGGAGTCTGCCGCGGGAGGACCGGGTCTTGCTGGTCACGGCCTGCTGACGCACCAAGTCGACGTTACGGCAACTCGCTCCGCTGTTCGGCATCTCGAAGTCCACGGCCGGCCGAGTCATCAACCATCTCGGCCGCCGGCTGCCACGACGGAGACCAGCTGATGGCGCTGCGCGTGGCCACCATCGCTGGGGAGATCACCGTCGAAACAGCCGAGGCGACCCGGGACTACACCTCCCCAGACCGCTGTTCGCCTCTGGTGCCGAGGCCGCTGGCCACGGTATGCGCCGGGCCATCGACAAGATCTGCCGCACGCGCACCGACGTCACCTAGCGCGTCAACTCAGTGAGTCGACCACTCTTGGGTGGCGTCAGGCAGAGCTTCAAAACGGAAGGTTTCTTCGCTCCAGCGGTGGTCACGGGTTCGTGCGGATGAGAGGTGTGTTCGCGCTGGGCGTTTGTGTGTATACGCGCCTGTACGCAGAGCGAAGTTTGGTCTGGGCCGGACTGTGAGGATCGCTCCCGGTTCGGGACTGCCGAAGCGGGCAGCGGCACTATCTGCGCAGGTCAGCTGCTTTCGGCCATAGTTTTGTGACCCAAGACACACTTGATTGACGCCTCACGGTAACGGTGCATTTACTTTGCGGGTTCTTTGTGAGTCCTGTGTCAGGGGTGGGGTTACGTGGACAACTGGTGGAGATCTTCGGGAGGGTCGTGGAGACTCCGAAGATCACGTGGAGTGCTTCTGGGGGGCGTGGCGGCGGCGCTGGTTGTCTCGGCGCTGCCTGTGCTGCCGGCCTCCGCCGCCCCGGCGTCGGCGGTGACCGCCGAGGCCGGGGCAGGGGCGGTCGATGAGGTCACGGCGTCGGCTCAGGCCCAGGCCTCGGGGGAACCTGTGGAGGTGGCGGCGGACCGTACCGAGTACTCCACCACACATGCGAATCCGGACGGTTCCTTCACGCTCACGCAGTCCACCACTCCACAGCGGGTCAAGGAAGAAGACGGCGGCTGGGGTGTGGTCGATCCGGTGCTGGAGCGGCGCGCGGACGGGCGGATCGCTCCCAAAGGCGCGGTGGTGGACCTCTCGTTTGCCGGCGGCGGCAGCGGAGCGGACATGATCCGGCTGGGCAAAAACGGCCGGTCGATCACGCTGGACTGGACCGGTGCACTGCCGGAGCCGGTCCTTGACGGCCCGACCGCCACCTATGCCGATGTTTTCGACGGGGTGGACCTGCAGCTGGCGGCGACCGCCGAGGGCTACCGCGAGGTCCTCGTCGTCAAGACGCCCCAGGCGGCGCAGAACCCCGCTCTGGAACAGGTGAAGCTGACCGCGGCCGGTGACGGCCTGTCCGTGGCGCCGGGCGCGGGCGGTGGCCTGCGCGCCGTCGACGAGGACGGCAACGCCGTCTTCCGAGGCCCCGCGGGACAGATGTGGGACTCCGCCGGCGACAACGAGACCGGCCCGCAGCCCCAGCTGACGCGCGCCAGTGCGCCCACTGCCGCCGGCCCGCAGGACAACGACGACCCGTCGCGGCCGGGGGACGGTGACGCCACCGCGGTGTTGCCGGTCAAGGTCGACGACGGCGCGGTCACGGTCCACCCGGACCTGGACCTGCTGCGCGGCAAGGACACCGTCTACCCCGTCTACATCGACCCCTCGGTCGGCCTGGGCGTTGCGGAGCGCACGAAGCTGTCCTCCGACGGCGACAAGTTCTGGATGTTCGACGGTGACAAGGGCGTCGGCAAGTGCGGTACCGCCGACGGCTACTACTGCGGCGGCGGCTATGTAGACCGTATGTACTTCGAGTTCGCGCCTACGAACCTGGCCGGCAAGTACGTGCTGGATGCCACCTTCCGGGCCCGTGAGACGTGGTCGTTCAACTGCGACCCGCACTGGGTGGACCTGGTGCGCACCGACAACATCTCCGAGGGCACCCGGTGGCCCGGCCCCCAGCAGCTCGACCTGATGGGCGATCAGAACGTCGCGGCAGGCCGCGGCGACCTGTGCAGCCCCGACCAGCCCGACAAGACCATCGAGTTCAACGACAGTTCCGCGGAATCGGACGAAAACCTCACCAGCACCGTCCGTTCCTTCGCGGACGGCAAGATCAGCCGGCTCACCCTGATGCTGCGCGCCAAGGACGAGGGCGACCCGCGGGCGTGGAAGCGGTTTGACGACAACGCCGAACTGCAGGTGGTCTTCGCCTACAGGCCGGGCGTGCCGACCAGTGTCGGTGTGATTCCGGGGAGCGGGACGACGGGGTACTGCAACAAGTCCTCCTCCGACCCGCTGGTGGTGACGCGCAAGGACCCGATGGTCCAGGCCCGCGTGCAGACGTTGGTCGAGGCCCACAAGGGCGACGAGGAAGGCTCGCTGCAGGCGGAGTACGTCATCGAGCGCGGTGACGACGCGGCCTGGCACCAGGTGTGGACCGGGCACATGCCCGACACCGGCTGGCACCCGGACGAGACGCTGGAGAAGATGCGTACCAGCGACCGCGCGGACAAGGGGCTGTACCGGTACAAGGCACGCACCCAGTCGCACTGGTCCTACAGCGGCAAGAGCGGCGACCTGTGGTCCTCCTACAGCCCTTGGTGCTACTTCAAGATCGACTCCACGGCGCCGAAGGCACCTCGCATCACTGCGGGCTCCCCGTACACCGAGTGCACGGCGAACCTGTGTGAGGGCAAGGGCGGCCCCGGCATCCCCGGATCCTTCACCTTCCAGCCGAACACCGCGGACATCGACGCCTCCGGGCACACCGACGTCACCGCCTACGAGTACAAGCTGCTGTCCACTGCGGCGAAGCAGATCTCCGGCACCACGAAGGTCCAGGTCAAGGACGTCGCTCCGCCGCTGTCGGGCACGCAGGTGCTGTCGGTGCGGGCCAAGGACGTCTACAACCGGTGGGGCACACCCGAGGAGTTCGTCTTCAAAGTGGCGCCCGCCGAAGGCGAGACAGGCCGCTGGCACTTCGAGGGCATCCCGGGGTCGGGAACCATGACGTCCAAGGACTACGCCACCGTCGGCCCCCGGCACGACGCCACCCTGGTCGGCCCCGAAGGCACCGGATGGTCGACCCGGGCCCGCCTCGGTGATGCCGACAACTCGCTGCGCCTGAACGACGACACCACCGACCCAGCCAAGCAGAACGGCTACGCCGCGACCTCTACCGCGGCCGTCAACACACAGGACTCCTTCACCGTCTCGGCCTGGGTGCAGCTGACCAACGCCTCCGCCAACCGGGCAGTGCTCTCCGCGCCCGGCAGCGACAACAGTTCCTTCGCGCTGTACTACTCCTCCGCTTTGAAGAAGTGGGTGTTCAACCGGGCGGACAAGGACGTCGTCGACCCCGTCTACATCCGTTCGGTCGCCGACCGTGACAACCCGCCGCTGAAGGTATGGACGCACGTGGCCGGAGTCTTCAAGACCGAAGGCGACGACAACATCCCCGACACCGACCCGGGCAACGACACCATCCAGCTGTTCATCAACGGCCGGCCCCAGGGCACGCCCGTCCCTCTGTCCAAGACAGCACCCGGTTACACCCCGTGGACGGCCGCCGGCGGTCTGCAGTTCGGCCGCTCCAAGGCCGGCGGCACCTACACCAACTACCACTTCGGTCTCCTGGACGAAGCCGCCGTGTGGCAGCGGGCCCTGAACCCGGCCGAAGTCGCCGCCGAAGCCGCAGCCAGCCAGGACAACGTCCCCGCCACCGAGCTGGTGGCCCAGTGGGACGCCACCTCGGCCAAGGGCAGCGAGATCCCCGAGCCCACGGCCTACACGCTGGCGCCCATGAAACTGGCACCCACCGGCACGACGGTGAACGAGGACGACAACGCCCTCTTCCTGGACGGCACCGCCCAGTACGCCGCCACCACGGGACCGGCCGTCGACGAGACCGGCTCCTTCACCGTCTCCGTGAGTGCCCGGCTGGATGCCACCGCGCTCGCCGCGAAACCGGTCGGCTACCAGGCCCAGATCGCAGCCCAGAAGATGGGCGGCGAATCGTCGTGGGCCCTGTGGGTGGTCAAGCTCGACGCCGGCACCTACCACTGGAAGTTCACCCGTACCGCCGTGGACTCGGCCGGCAAGGTCACTCAGAGCGCGGAGGTTACCGCCGTCGATCTCGCCGCAACCGGCACATGGGTACAGCTCACCGGCGTCTTCGACGCCCAGGAGCCCTGGGAGTGGACGGACCCGTCCGACGGCACCAGCACCGAGACCCGCTACGGCAAGGCCCACCTGTACGTCGGTGAATACGACCAGGCGTCGGATACGGCCACGTTCACCACGCCGCAGCAGGGCAGCGGGGAGCTGAGCGTGGGACGCGGCACCGCGGGGGGCAGCACGGGCAACTACCTGCCCGGCGGTGTGCAGGAGCTGAGGATCTGGACCGGAGCGATGAATCTCGACCAGATCCGGACCCAGGTCCTGAGTCCCTCCGACAGCATCTGACCCGGCGCCGGCCCGGCTGCCCTACGCCACTGTGCGAGGACAGCCGTGCCAGCCCACTGGCGGCCACCCCCCATTGCTCTGCGCGTCATCCAACGGCTTGCGCCCGGCCCGATGCGGCCGGGCGCCGCGTAGAAAGAACCCAGCATGAACCCCTTGGGCATACCCCGCCCTGACACGGGCCGCCGCAGGCCCGGGACCACAAGACGCTGGTCCCGGCGCATCGCCGCAACCACCGGCCTGGCCTTGCTGCCCGGCCTCCTCACCCCCGTCGCCTTCGCCGCGGACACCGACCCCCTGGGCCGCCCGCACCTGGAACCCGCCCGCTCCGCCAAGGTCAGCCCGTTCACCACCCGGGTGAACAAGAAGGCCGCGGCCGAGGTGAAGAAGGCAGCCGCAGCCGACCAGGCGGCAGCGGCCCGCGCCCGCCACGACCAGCAGCGAACGGTCACCTGGCCGAAGGCCGGCAAGACCTCGCTGACCGTCCCGGACAAGGGCACGGTTAAGGCCGCCCCGGGCTCGCTCCCTGTCACCGTGACCAGCCCCGCCAAGGGCAAGCGTGCCGGCTCCGTCACCGTCGAGGTCCTCGACCAGAAGACGGCCGCCGCCCTCGGCGTCAAGGGTGTGGTCCTCAAACTCACCGGCCAAGGTGCCGGCGGCACCACACAGCTTGGCATCGACTACTCCGCCTTTGCCTCCGCCTACGGCGGCGACTGGGCCGGCCGTCTGCAGCTCGCCCGCCTGGCCGACTGCGCCCTGAAGGACCCCGCCGCGGCCAAATGCCACCACCGCCACGTCCTGGACGCGGTCAACAACCGCGAGAAGAACAGCATCTCCGCACCCGTGACTCTCGCCTCGGGCGGGCAGCCGATGCTCCTGGCCGTCACCGCGGGCGCGACGTCGGGGGCCGGCAGTTACAAGGCAACCGGGTTGTCTGCTTCCTCCACGTGGGAGGCCGGCGGCTCCTCCGGCTCCTTTACCTGGTCCTACCCCCTGCGGGTCCCGCCAGCCGCAGCCGGTCCCCAGCCGGACCTGTCCCTCTCCTACGACTCCGGCGCCATCGACGGGCAGACGGCCAACTCCAACAACCAGGGCAGCCAGGTCGGCACCGGCTTCGACCTGACCTCCTCCTATATCGAGCGCAAGTACCACTCCTGCGACGACGACGGCCAGGACGGCAAGTACGACCTGTGCTGGAAGTACGACAACGCCTCCCTCGTCCTCAACGGCAAGGCCACCGAACTGGTCAAGGACGATCAGAGCGGCACCTGGCGGCTCAAGGACGATGACGCCTCCACCGTCACCCACTCCACCGGCGCCGACAACGGTGACGAGGGCTCCACGGGCCTCGACGGTGAAGGCGAGTACTGGACGGTCGTCACCGGCGGCGGTACCAAGTACGTCTTCGGCCTGAACAAGCTCGACGGCGCCGGGACCGAGGACCGTACCAACTCCGTGTGGACGGTACCGGTCTTCGGCGACGACTCGGGCGAACCCGGCTTCAGCGCCGGCGACTCCTTCGCCGGGCGTGCCAAGAACCAGGCCTGGCGCTGGAACCTCGACTACATCGAGGACACCCACGGCAACGCCTCGTCCTACTGGTACACCGCCGAGCACAACAACTACGACAAGCTCGGCGACGACACCACCGGCACCGACTACATCCGCGGCGGCTACCTCAAGGAGATCCGCTACGGCCAGCGCGCCGGCAAGCTCTTCTCCGCCGCCCCGGCCGCCTCCGACAAGGTCGTCTTCGACTACGCCGAGCGATGCCTGGCCACGGGCACCGGCTGCGACGCACTGACCAAGGACACCCGCGACAACTGGCCCGACGTCCCCTTCGACGCCATCTGCAAGGACGGCGACAAGTGCACCGGCAACGTCGGCCCGTCCTTCTTCACCCGCAAGCGGCTGACGACGATCACCACCTACGCCTGGAACGCCAGGGCAGCCACCCCCGCCTACGAGCCGGTGGACGTCTGGTCGCTCAAGCACCTCTACCTCGACCCCGGCGACACCGGTGACTCCACCGACCAGTCGCTCTGGCTCGACGAACTCCGGCACACCGGCAAGCGCGGCACCGACCTCTCCCTCGACCCCGTCACGTTCGACCACGTGATGCTGCCCAACCGGGTCGACGGCGCGGCCGACAACATCCTGCCCCTGAACAAGCCCCGCCTGAAGGCCGTCACCTCCGAGACCGGCGCCCAGACCATCGTCACCTACCTGGACGCCGACTGCACCGCGGCCGGAACCAAGCCCAAGCTGGACGAGAACACCCGGCGCTGCTACCCCGTGTACTGGTCGCCCAACGGCGAGAAGGACCCCCGGCTCGACTGGTTCCAGAAGTACCCGGTCAGCGCCGTGTCCACCACCGATCCCCACGGCGGCTCCGAAGCCGTCCAGCACAGCTACCAGTACACCGGCGGCGGCGCCTGGCACTACAACGAGGACCCGATGACGCCCGCCAAGGAGCGCACCTGGTCCAACTGGCGCGGCTACCAGCAGGTCACCCACCTCACCGGCCTCTCCGGGCACACCCAGAGCAAACAGACCAGCATCTACCTGCGCGGCATGAACGGCGACCGCGTCCTCGGCTCCGACGGCAAGACCCCGGATCCCGACCAGCGCAAGATCACCGCCGTCACCGGCATCAAGGCCGACCAGATCACGGACGCCGAGCAGTACGCCGGCTTCACCCGCGAATCGGTCACCTACAACGGCACGGAAGAAGTCGGCGGCACCGTCAGCGACCCGTGGTCCAAGCGCACGGCGACCCAGCACAAGTCCTACGCCGACACCGAGGCGTACTACGTACGCACCGCCGCCACCCACACCCGCACCCGCATCACCAGCAAACTCACCCCCTACGACCGGACGACCACGGTCAAGACCACCTACGACGACTACGGCATGGCCGCCACCGTCGAAAACCAGGGCGACGACGCGGTCACCGGCGACGAGAAGTGCACC comes from Streptomyces sp. SCL15-4 and encodes:
- a CDS encoding LamG domain-containing protein, with the translated sequence MEVAADRTEYSTTHANPDGSFTLTQSTTPQRVKEEDGGWGVVDPVLERRADGRIAPKGAVVDLSFAGGGSGADMIRLGKNGRSITLDWTGALPEPVLDGPTATYADVFDGVDLQLAATAEGYREVLVVKTPQAAQNPALEQVKLTAAGDGLSVAPGAGGGLRAVDEDGNAVFRGPAGQMWDSAGDNETGPQPQLTRASAPTAAGPQDNDDPSRPGDGDATAVLPVKVDDGAVTVHPDLDLLRGKDTVYPVYIDPSVGLGVAERTKLSSDGDKFWMFDGDKGVGKCGTADGYYCGGGYVDRMYFEFAPTNLAGKYVLDATFRARETWSFNCDPHWVDLVRTDNISEGTRWPGPQQLDLMGDQNVAAGRGDLCSPDQPDKTIEFNDSSAESDENLTSTVRSFADGKISRLTLMLRAKDEGDPRAWKRFDDNAELQVVFAYRPGVPTSVGVIPGSGTTGYCNKSSSDPLVVTRKDPMVQARVQTLVEAHKGDEEGSLQAEYVIERGDDAAWHQVWTGHMPDTGWHPDETLEKMRTSDRADKGLYRYKARTQSHWSYSGKSGDLWSSYSPWCYFKIDSTAPKAPRITAGSPYTECTANLCEGKGGPGIPGSFTFQPNTADIDASGHTDVTAYEYKLLSTAAKQISGTTKVQVKDVAPPLSGTQVLSVRAKDVYNRWGTPEEFVFKVAPAEGETGRWHFEGIPGSGTMTSKDYATVGPRHDATLVGPEGTGWSTRARLGDADNSLRLNDDTTDPAKQNGYAATSTAAVNTQDSFTVSAWVQLTNASANRAVLSAPGSDNSSFALYYSSALKKWVFNRADKDVVDPVYIRSVADRDNPPLKVWTHVAGVFKTEGDDNIPDTDPGNDTIQLFINGRPQGTPVPLSKTAPGYTPWTAAGGLQFGRSKAGGTYTNYHFGLLDEAAVWQRALNPAEVAAEAAASQDNVPATELVAQWDATSAKGSEIPEPTAYTLAPMKLAPTGTTVNEDDNALFLDGTAQYAATTGPAVDETGSFTVSVSARLDATALAAKPVGYQAQIAAQKMGGESSWALWVVKLDAGTYHWKFTRTAVDSAGKVTQSAEVTAVDLAATGTWVQLTGVFDAQEPWEWTDPSDGTSTETRYGKAHLYVGEYDQASDTATFTTPQQGSGELSVGRGTAGGSTGNYLPGGVQELRIWTGAMNLDQIRTQVLSPSDSI
- a CDS encoding TetR/AcrR family transcriptional regulator codes for the protein MSAPAKTGEPKRQRLTTGGRKTRERIIEAAAELMFHRGAGGTSIPDIQAAAGVSASQIYHYFGDKQGLVLAVIDHQTDIRLAQQRPLLDNLDSIEALREWCDRAGSRQDERGCEGGCEIGSLASELADGDQSARTRLVSAFDRWEGPIRSGLARMQARGELSERADTAALATALLAAIQGGMLLSQVRRSSTAYRQAVSAVIDHIESYLVR
- a CDS encoding alpha/beta hydrolase, whose translation is MPLDPQIETLLKEVATGGRPAPETLTVAENRAFGRAFGALAGAPVPVADVRDTTVPATGRDVPVRIYRPFTEPDAGPLPVTLFFHGGGWVFGDLDTQDNIARIMASRSGTIVVSVDYRLAPEHRFPAAVDDAYAALTWIVGNAPGFGGDRERIAVFGESAGGNLAAVLAQESLRRGGPRITLQVLAYPAVDRFDDSPSMYENMTGPVLSRSYLEWFWGAYLSTPDQGADPRVSPARSDELAGLAPAVIVTAENDPLRDQGDHYARKLADAGVPVQHLPVEGAIHGFLSFTGSVQLSRDVLNQLSDTVAAVFN
- a CDS encoding DUF6233 domain-containing protein, whose protein sequence is MPTSPPPAPDQALVPVRVLLPGGQEVVARLWARRQLPGGWRYHIGIPVYKNGPGDTVEAAEYRVWVRAPDHVRPVPGVSYDQVPTEYLPKPSVVDQVLGPRRPSGWVLAKAGGRGPGRGGAVHAVDCEEAPARAQVLTLDRALDGAQQPGVRLCSLCGAAAELDPFSRASTTPWTTDTSRAQPVALCGSCLSPG